CCTCTTAAGCCCCGATCCATATGCGAGGTTCAAGACGTCGGAGTACAAGGCAGAGCTAGAAGCTTCGGCCAGACGGGATATGCAGGCCCGAGCCCAAGTGCACGATTACTGCAAAGAGAAAAATTTAGCTCCTTGGCAGTACGTCACCACTACAGTTGATAGTAAACAATTCGACATGATGTGCACGATGGGAATGCCGAGCAAAAATTGATCAGATCTGTGGTAGGATATTTGCTCCGATGGGAAAGTCGGCGATCATGCGACCGCGATCAAGGCCGCCCGATGCGGTCGGCGCAGGCGCAACCATGCTCAAAGCCGTTGAGAACGATAAGCTGACGCTTGCCGCACCTCGCCGACCTTGGGCTGACCGCCCCCCGGCGACGGAGTTGAAAGTCCGGAATAACTCGGAAAGGCGGCTGCGACTCCACGATCCGATCGGTTCGTTCAATGATGACAGCCTTGGCCGGATTGGATTGAGGTTGACGGATGCCAATAAGACAAAGTCGGCACGCCGCTGCCACAAGGCGATAAAGCCCCAGAAGTCATTCCTAGCCAGCGAATGGATGGACACGTTCTGGCTGCTCCAAAAACGTCTCCAGCCTCTCTCGCAAGACAACGGCATCTTTCGTTTCGCATTCCCAAACCACAAGCACCCGCCAGCCCAAATCGGCAAGGTTCACAAGCGCAGCCCTGTCGCGATCTTGGTTGCGTTTTAGCTTTGGAAGCCAATACTCGCGGTTAGATTTGGGCGGCCGCCCCTCCCGGCATCCCGGGTGCTGATGCCAGAAACAACCATGAACGAGGATTGCTTTTTTGCGGCTGAGAAGAGCGAGATCGGGTTTGCCCGGAATGTCCTTGCGATGCAGACGGTAGCGGTATCCCATGCCATGCACTAAACGGCGCACGACCATCTCCGGTGCGGTATCTTTGCTGCGGATGCGCCGCATGTTCTCGCTGCGACTAATTCCCATGTACTAGCTGCTATCCTGCGATTTTATCGAGCCACTTCTGCAGGCTGATCAAACGCCCCTCCTCAATGTGCTGCAGGACTCTCTCGACGGACGAAGCTTCCTTCTGGTCCGTGTCGGCAGGCTTGTACGTCGCCTTAAGTGCATCAGTGCTGATGTGCACTACATGGGTGAACATCGCAGTATTTCCGACAAGCTGCTCACATGCGCGGACGAGCCGAGCCGGATCGAACTCGTTAGTTACAAACACATACTCGAATGGTTGACGCATCGACTCAGCATTAACGTAATCCGTGAAGTCCGTAATGAACTGCTTTTCACGATCGGCACGAACGCTCCACTTCGCAGTGACAAGGACCCTTTTTGATGGACGGATCACTGCTACGTCCACCTTGTTGGGTTTGTCACCAGACCTTACGCGATTGAATCCAGGTAGCTCATGAAGCGCCCGCCGAGCAAATACTTCCATATCAGCGCGCGGACAGGTTCGCCGGATCACTTGAGCAATGACATCCTCAAACCCCTCGCCAACTAGGTTCTTGCGTTTGTTATCGAGCGCAAGGTACTGCCGCACGCGCTGAACCAAAAGGTTCCAAGCCTCCGGGGTAGGCTCGGAACCGAGATGCGGACCAAGAACCTCTTTAAATATGACGATTAGCTCCGGGTCTTCACCGGGCTTAGGGAAATCTCGTCCCTCGTATGGTTTTCTCTGCAGTTCCGCTCTTGATGCGACGCTTTTCGCTCTCTTGAGTACGTGAGCCGCCAAATCTTCTGCAGCTCGCATGAATAGCCAATCGATGTGCCGCGCAAGCTCGGCTGGCGGCGCACCGAAAGCTGCCGACACCCAATCATGAAATGCAAGCGAACGTGAATACCAGCGTTTGCCGGGCTGGCTCTTGTCGCTTTCGTAACAATGACCGAGCCCCGTCGTCTGATCCACCCAAAGCAGAAGCCGGTATACGTGTTCCCATGCGCATTCCGCCGGAATCTCGTCTCCGCCCATTTCATCGAAGTACGCATTTATGAGGCGTGCGCGGTTCTTGGCACCGAATGCTGAGTTGATTGAGCTGGTCTTGGCTGAGACCTTCTCTTGAGCAGCTTGGTCAGACATTACTCTGCCGCAACGAGGCTTCGATCGGTGAAATCAAGCAACTTGAGCTGCGCGATCAGACTTTCTGCAACTGCACGCGCAAGCAGGGGCGGAACGGCGTTTCCAACTTGGCGGTATCTGGAGTGAGCAGGACCGCCGTCGTGCCGTCCTTCAATTTTCCCGCGACGCTGATCGGTCGTGAATACGAAGCGATCTGGAAAGGACTGAAGCCGAGCGAACTCGCGGACCGACAAAGCTCGAAGCTTATTGTAGTGATACACGGCATCGCCCTTTGTATTGAGCGTCCAGGCCCACAAATCGGGATGAAGGCGACGGTAGGCATAAAAATGCTTTCTAGATAGCATTCCGGAGCCGTTATCCTGCCCCCACCGTTGCCCCGTTATATATCTCTCTTGCAACCCTGCTCGCAGATCGCGATAATTTCCGCCCGGCGGGATGCCGCCCAGCCGCAGCTTAGTATCTTCATTGATGCGAGGCACTTGAACATTAGAGAGCGTAGCCTTGCCTCCTTTGCGCATGAGGCGTTGGTAAGCACTTTGCGCGTCAGGCAGATCGCTGTACGGGATGATATCTTGACGGTTGCCGAGAGGTAGGCAGGCAA
The DNA window shown above is from Rhodopseudomonas palustris HaA2 and carries:
- a CDS encoding very short patch repair endonuclease, with the translated sequence MGISRSENMRRIRSKDTAPEMVVRRLVHGMGYRYRLHRKDIPGKPDLALLSRKKAILVHGCFWHQHPGCREGRPPKSNREYWLPKLKRNQDRDRAALVNLADLGWRVLVVWECETKDAVVLRERLETFLEQPERVHPFAG